A single window of Microbaculum marinisediminis DNA harbors:
- the petA gene encoding ubiquinol-cytochrome c reductase iron-sulfur subunit, translating to MAHAHTDTQEPTRRDFLYIATGAVTAVGVGAAVWPFIDQMNPDASVQALASIEVDISSVEVGQSLTVMWRGKPVFIRHRTDTEIEEADAVALDELPDPLARNANLPADDPASDANRAHGQGDSRPEWLLMVGICTHLGCVPLGEQGDYDGWFCPCHGSHYDTAGRIRKGPAPRNLDIPVYEFVSDTRIRVG from the coding sequence GTGGCCCACGCCCATACGGACACGCAAGAGCCCACGCGCAGGGATTTCCTTTACATCGCCACAGGAGCCGTCACCGCAGTCGGTGTCGGTGCCGCCGTTTGGCCGTTCATCGATCAGATGAATCCGGATGCAAGCGTCCAGGCACTGGCGTCGATCGAGGTCGACATCAGCTCGGTGGAAGTGGGGCAGAGCCTCACGGTGATGTGGCGTGGCAAGCCGGTTTTCATCCGGCATCGCACGGACACGGAGATCGAGGAGGCCGACGCCGTCGCGTTGGACGAGTTGCCCGATCCCCTGGCTCGCAACGCCAACCTGCCGGCCGACGATCCGGCGAGCGACGCCAACCGGGCGCACGGCCAGGGCGATTCCCGCCCCGAGTGGCTGCTGATGGTCGGCATCTGCACCCATCTGGGCTGTGTCCCGCTGGGCGAGCAGGGCGACTACGACGGGTGGTTCTGCCCGTGCCACGGCTCGCACTACGATACGGCCGGGCGCATCCGCAAAGGGCCGGCACCGCGAAACCTCGACATTCCGGTGTATGAATTCGTGTCCGACACGCGGATCCGCGTCGGCTAA